A genomic segment from Chrysemys picta bellii isolate R12L10 chromosome 11, ASM1138683v2, whole genome shotgun sequence encodes:
- the SUMO1 gene encoding small ubiquitin-related modifier 1 isoform X2, protein MYPDLVKEAKPSAEDLGDKKEGEYIKLKVIGQDSSEIHFKVKMTTHLKKLKESYCQRQGVPMNSLRFLFEGQRITDNHTPKELGMEEEDVIEVYQEQTGGHSTV, encoded by the exons ATGTATCCTGATCTAGTTAAG GAAGCAAAACCTTCAGCTGAGGACTTGGGAGATAAGAAAGAGGGAGAATACATTAAACTCAAAGTCATTGGGCAG GACAGCAGTGAAATTCACTTCAAGGTGAAAATGACAACACATCTCAAGAAACTCAAAGAATCATACTGTCAAAGACAG GGAGTTCCAATGAATTCGCTCAGGTTCCTCTTCGAGGGTCAGAGAATTACTGATAATCATACCCCCAAAGAG ctggggatggaggaggaagaTGTGATTGAAGTTTATCAGGAACAGACAGGGGGTCACTCGACAGTTTAG
- the SUMO1 gene encoding small ubiquitin-related modifier 1 isoform X3: MSDQEAKPSAEDLGDKKEGEYIKLKVIGQDSSEIHFKVKMTTHLKKLKESYCQRQGVPMNSLRFLFEGQRITDNHTPKELGMEEEDVIEVYQEQTGGHSTV, encoded by the exons ATGTCTGACCAG GAAGCAAAACCTTCAGCTGAGGACTTGGGAGATAAGAAAGAGGGAGAATACATTAAACTCAAAGTCATTGGGCAG GACAGCAGTGAAATTCACTTCAAGGTGAAAATGACAACACATCTCAAGAAACTCAAAGAATCATACTGTCAAAGACAG GGAGTTCCAATGAATTCGCTCAGGTTCCTCTTCGAGGGTCAGAGAATTACTGATAATCATACCCCCAAAGAG ctggggatggaggaggaagaTGTGATTGAAGTTTATCAGGAACAGACAGGGGGTCACTCGACAGTTTAG